Within Desmodus rotundus isolate HL8 chromosome 6, HLdesRot8A.1, whole genome shotgun sequence, the genomic segment AAGCTGCTCTGTGCGTCGTGCCCGGGGCGCAGACGCATGTCTCCCGCCCAAACTCAGTGCAGCCAAAATCGGTCATTAACTAGACACTGCTCCAGGAGGTCAGGGGAACAGGAAAGGTGGCGGCCGTGACCCTGGACAGGGAGCTGATGCGGCTCAGGGCCCCAGCACTGAGAGTGAGACACCGTTTACATCGCTCACAAAGGACGCGCCCACACGCAGGCAACAGCAGGCGTGTCGGGCTTGTGCCTGAGACGTGCTCGGAGCCGCGACAGGTCAGGCTGCCACAGGTCAGGGTGGCGGACGCTGaccaagcacagggcctggaGACTCGGCCTGGGCGAGGCGCCAGCTCTCCCCACGCCGGGGTTCAGGGTCAGAGCAGTGCCTTGCAGAAGGCCGGCAGGGTGTTCTGTAGGTGGACGGCAGGGCTCTAAAGTCTCCGTGGAATGGCAACAGAACAGAAGAGCTGAAACGGTtttgaaaaaggaggaaaacgAGAGAATCCACGTGCTGGCCTCAGAGCCATGGCAGCGAGGGTGTGAGGGGTCAGCAGGGGGGCTGACCCCAACCAGCAGCAGTGACAAGGACCCACACAGCATGCCCAGTGTGCCCCCAGGTCCATGGGAGGGGCCGGCAGAAAATGagcaaccccctccccaccccgcttgGCTCTCATACAGAATGATCTCAAAGTGAAGTGTGGATGTAaaggtaaaatgtaaaactataaccttttttagaaaacaataggaaaccatcttttttttgttcaagtcttttaaaattattattttttttaaatttgtttatttttagacagaggggaagggagagaaacatcaagtgtggttgcctctctcgcatgcccactactggggacctggcccgcaacccaggcatgcgccctgactgggaatcgaactagcaaccctttggcttgtaggccagcgctcaatccagtgagccacaccagccagggctcacgtCTTTTATTGACCCTTTCTGTTGCCTTCCCGGTTTGTTGAAGCAACAGGCTGGACGGCGTTGGCCACAGCAGCGGCTCAAAGTGGCCAGCCCCGCTGGCCGACCACCTTTCTGACGGCCCTTCCCTTCGCTCTCTCAGTACTTAGGCCAGTTGACGTCCATCCCAGGGTACCTGAACCCATCCAGTCGGACCGAGATCCTGCACTTCATAGACAACGCAAAGGTAACCCGCCTTCCACCCCGGCCTCTGACACTCGGCCCGCCTCACCTCCTGACTGCAACCTCTGACCTGCACActccagcagcagctcctggCTCCCGACCCTGGGCCTTCACGGCCATGAGAGACGACCCATCCCATCGCGTTTGGTTCCTCGGTCTGGGGCTTGTGGTTCTGGGCTGTCTCCACATTTTGATGGCCCCCGAGGAGCACCGTGTGTCCGAGTCTGCAGGCCTCTCCCAGGATGCCCCCGTGGTGCAGGGGGGCCCAGCGTCTCGGCCTGTCATCTCTTCCAGAGAGCCCACCAGCTCCCCGGACACTTGACCCAGGAGCACGACGCTGTCATCAGTCTGTCCGCGTACAATGTCAAGCTGGCCTGGAGGGACGGGGAGGACACCATCCTCAGGGTCCCCATCCATGACATCGCCGCTGTGTCCTACGTGCGGGATGACGCCTCCCACCTGGTGGTCCTGAAGACAGGTAAGACCTGGGGGGCGGGACAGGGCGGGGCCCCGGCAGCTGCAGCTGCGTCTCCGCTGTGGAGGGGCCTGCGTGGGACAGAGCTCTGGAGACAGTCCTGCAGCGTCGGGTCGGCCACCACTGCCCACTGTGTCTGAGAAGTGGCCCTCCTGTCCCCGAGGTCAGTCTTGGCCAGAGGAGGGCAGGACCCAAGAGTGCCCGAGGGACAGGTGCTGAGCCTCGtgctctgcccagggctgccttCTCCGGGGTAGTGGGGTGTCCTTTGGTATCCAGGCCCAGCAGGGCCCCGATGGAGATGGACtagaggctggggcagggcctccacccagcacagacagctcccaggccctggctggcccTGGGGTCCTCCCAGGGCGGGGCTGCATGGGTGAGGCCCAGCCCTCCTGGGCCCTCTGGCTGCGGGCTGGTCTGAGTGGAGAGGGTCTGGAGGGCCTCCTCTGGCCTCACCCCTCCGCCGTGGTGGGGCCGCCTCACTGGGCACCCCAGACAAGCTGCCCCTTGGGTCCACGGCCTCTGCCCTGAGCAGTGGTGCTGGGACCTCCCGGTGGGGACCCAGGGTTGGTGCTGCAGCACAGATCTGTCCCCGAAGCCAGCGCCCCCCAGGGGCGGGGGGTGCAGGTGCACCACGCACTGTGTGTGAGGCGGCACAGAGGGAAGGTCAGTAGTCAGGGAGCATGGGGGCCGCTGTTCAGAGCCGCGGCCCTGTGAGAGGCGTCCGCCTGTGCGCCTGGGGGGCCACCGGCCACCCACACCGTGGCTGCCTCAGTTAGagcccctgggctctgggctgctGCACCCGGCAGGTTGGGCGCACACAAGCGTTCTCTCACACCATCTCACACACGCTCCGTCACCCTCACTGAGCGAGCTCCCCTCCGCTCCATTCTCGTGTCTCCTCCGCGTGTGCTTACCGAGCATCTGCTCAGTGACCGCACTTCCTCAAGCTGGAAAACTGCCGATATCTGACTGTTTCAGTCCTCAGAAATGGCAGTTTCTGCGGCTCGAACTGGTGTGGAGGCTGTGACAGGAGTTGTCTCGTCCAGTCTGCACAGTAACCGCGAAGGTGGGGGTGCGTCCAGGCCCACGGCAGAGACGCGGTGATAGCACAGCCGAGTGGGCGGAACTCGTGGTCCAGGTCCCCACCTGGACACTGCCCCTCACACGCCCTTTGCaccttgcctcagtttctcctcctgcCATCAGGATTGTGTTCCCTGCCCACTGTTTATTACCTTGAACCCCGTCGATACTGTCTTTAGGGCAGATGAAAGGAAGCCGAATTCTGGCAGCCTCCCGTCCTGGCCGAagctgtctgtctgcctgtgtgCAGGTGTCAGTAGGTCAAGGAGGGTGGCGTTGCCATGGGCAGTGTGGATGTGGGTGCCCACCGGGGCCGACCCTCGTCCAGACAAGGCAGGGGAGGCCTGTGGCCTGCCCGCACGAGCCTGCAGCTGCGCCCCCGCCTCCCCTAACCTGCGCGGTGTTGATTCGCAGCCCAGGACCCTGGCGTCTCCCCCAGCCAGAGCCTGTGTGCGGAAAGTCCCAGAGGCCTGGCTGCAGGCTCCCTGTCTGAAAGCGGCGTGGCGCCTGTGGAGGCGTGCTGCCTGGTGGTCCTGGCCACAGAGAGCAAGGTCAGCAGCCTGGGGCCCACCAGCCCTGACCCACCcaggctggccctgcccctccctcctctgtgtgATGGGGTCGAGGTCCCCCGCACCCCAAATGGTGCCCTGTGGGTGGATTCCTGGGAGTGGCGAGTTAGGGTTTGGGGCCCCATCAGCCACTTGAGGGCTGCCAGCCTCCAGGAACCCCTTGCCGCCCCCGGCCCTGCGTCATTTCCACACCTGTGAGGTGTCAGGGACATAGCTGGGCAGTTCCTCTTTACTGCTGCTGTCCTGGCCAGCCCGTCCCCACCGGAAGCCCCTCTCGACACGGCCCCGTGTCCTGGGGCCCTGCTTCAGCGGCAGGCGTGTGGAGCCTGAGGCGTCTGTCGGGAATGCTGAGCATAGCAGCCCAGGCTGGGACGGGGAGGTGGGCGGCGGCCAGCAGGGCAGTGGGAAGAGCTGCAGGGTGTGTCCTGGTGGGCTGCTGACCTTGGCCCCGGAGGACACTTGGTCCTGGTGCCGATCGGCACCGAGGGGTCAGGCGTCTGGAAGCCACCCAGGGAGCTGCCGCTCTGCCCGGGACAGGTGGCCGCGGAGGAGCTGTGCTCCCTGCTTGGGCAGGTCTTCCAGATCGTGTACACGGAGTCCACCATCGACTTCCTGGATAGAGCCATCTTCGACGGGGCCTCGACGCCCACCCGCCACCTGTCCCTCCACAGCGGTGAGTGATGGCGGGCGGTGGAGGGCCCGTTCTGTCCCACCAGGGCCCTCCTGCTATGCAGGCCGTGCTTCCCCGGGCAGAATGGGTGTGCAGGGACATCGCCGCCActgccccaggggcctgggggtgtGAGACGACGCCTCAGTTTCCAGGCTCTGCCGTTCAAGGTCACTTCACTTTGGGGGCTGGGAATACTCTTCTGGAGCCACATGTGGCTGCAGTCACTTTGCTTGACTCAGAACAGGGGCCAGGGGGCTCCAACGGGGGGTTGTGTGTGGCTGATGGCACCTCTTTCTAGGCTGCCCAGCTCGCTTCGGGTGGTATGGGTCCCCCCCCCAGGAAGAAGGCTGATGGGGTGGTGGCGATGTGGGGGTGCGGGCAAGCGCAGGAGCCCCAGAGGCTTCGACCAGACACTCTCGGGTGCCGCTGCGCCCCACATGCGGCTCTTCAGGGACCCACTTGCCAGCACACAAGACGCCCCCGTGCACACTTGAGCCAGACCCGCTGCTTCTGAAGTCTGAAGTTTATTAAGGACTCATGGCTTCTGCAAGTCAGGTGCACAGAGAGGTGGCCAAGCAGCCCAGTGTGGCTCTCCGTGCCGAGAAAGCCGCCTGaccccccaggcctcccccaTGGCCGGGAGCCCGCTGCCTGCTGAGACCCTGCGTGTGCTGAGTGCTCTGTGTGCCATCAGGCCCCCACGCCCCATGGCTCAGACATCGGCGGCCCTCGCCATGCGTGGGGAGAGCCCAGCGTGCCTCGGGCTCCATCTGCACACTGCCCCGCATGTCCCTCTGAGGCTCCAGGGACAGGCCGCTTCCCACCTTACgttgctcctggggcttcccctgTCCTCAGGGCTCCGACCGGGAGGCAGTGCTTTGTGGGCCCCCCCACACGGAGGCCCTCCGAAGTAGCCCAGGACGGGCGCCCTGTGTTGGGTCAGAGCTGAGCCGCCTCCTTCCCCGGTGCACGCTGCGTGTCACCTAACGTGCTCCTGGGTCCCCGGTTGGGACATGACGTCCGTGGGGGCCCTGCCTGCGCCCTCCACCCTAACTGTGCTCCCGCCGTTGGCAGCATCCCTTTTTTCTCCCGTCCTCTCCCACAGTCCCACACTCTGTCACCTGCCTCTCCCTCAGCTCGGTCCCTACAGGCGACAGTGCTCCCGGGGCCCTCATGGTCTGTCCTGTGTGTCCTCAGGAGTGGCTGTGCCAAGCCCTTCGGTGGTCTGAGGTTCTCGGCCTCGCATGGCCCGTCTCTGTCCTTGGCTGGGTCCAGGCTGGGGTCAGGGCGGGTCTTGGCCTCTGCCCTCGTCAGCTGTGTGACCCAGGCCGGCCGCAGGGCCGACCCAGCTGCTCAGCCAAGCGCGGGCCCCTGTGGCGACCCTGCCGGCTCAGAGGGGACACGGTGAAAGCGAGCATGCTGCTGGGAGCCCACACCACACACGGGCCTTTTCTTGTCCTTGGCTCCGGGGAGCCCTCTGTCACCCCCCACCTTACAAGGCCCCCAGGAGGAGTCCCCAGCGCCAGGCCCAAGGTCCTGCTGAGCGCTGACGCTGTTCGCATGCCTCCTGGTGACCCGGCTCTGCGTTTCCGTGCAGACGACTCTTCCACCAAGGCGGACGCGAAGGAGCCATATGAGACGGACACCAGCACCTTGTGAGTTCCCGCTCTTTGTGCAGCCCCTCCCTGTGGGCTCCCCAGAGTCACACTGCTGATGTCATCACTCTGTGTGAGACCCTGCGGGTGGGCACCTTCCATGTCCCTCCCTGCATTCCCTCTCCCcagcagtgccccccccccccgccatggcAGGCCCCTTTCTGTCACCCACCCTGACCCCCCCACGCTACCCGGGCCCCGTGCATGGTCACGGGTGCCGGTACAGGGCGGGGCCGTGTCATTGCAGCTCCTTCCCCGAGTGCGTGCCTGCGGCGCCCCACGCCAAGACAGCCAGCGAGAGCGAGCTGAGCGCCACGGCCGCCGAGCTGCTGCAGGACTACATGCTCACGGTAGGCGGCCCTCCCCCGGGGCCCCGCAGGGTGGGCGCTGGGAGGGCGCTCTGGCAGCCTGTCCCTGTGGCGGAGGGCTGCGTGTGTCCCCACGGGAGAGCACGCCCCGGGCCTGGCCCCCGTCACCGCGTGCTCCCTGCAGCTGCGCACCAAGCTGTCCTCACAAGAGATCCAGCAGTTCGCGGCGCTGCTGCACGACTACCGGGACGGGGCCTCGGTGCACGAGTTCTGCATCAACCTGCGGCGGCTCTACGGGGACGGCCGCAAGTTCCTACTGCTGGGTGAGGCCCAGGCGCAGGCTCCCACGGGCCCTGGGGGCTGAGGAGGAGGCcgctgggcgggggcggggttgCCATTGCGCCCGaggggccaggccctgcagggcccagagacccggctggtggctggtggctggtggCGGCCCCTGGGTCTGGGGCTGTGCCCCAGCTGAGGGTGTCCTCCCGGTCTTGTCTGGAAGGGAGCGGGCCCCGGAGATGGGAGTGCAGCGGGGAGGTAGGGGTGCCTTGCTCGGGGTCCGCTCTGGTCTCTCCCCGAGCTGGGGTGTCCCTGGcagagctgctgcctgtgggacgTGCGGGGTCAGGCGCGCGCTGTGTCCGCAGGTCTGCGGCCCTTCATCCCCGAGAAGGACAGCCAGCACTTCGAGAACTTCCTGGAGACCATCGGGGTGAAGGATGGCCGTGGCATCATCACTGACAGCTTCGGCCGGTACCGGCGGGCCATGAGCTCCACCTCGACCTCCACCTCCAATGGGAACAGGGCGGCGGGCAGCTCCGACGACCAGTCTGCGCCCTCCGAGGGGGATGAGTGGGACCGCATGATCTCGGACATCAGCAACGACATCGAGGCGCTGGGCTGCAGCATGGACCAGGACTCGGCCTGAGGGGCCATCGCCCACAGGCCCGCCCTCCcgtgcagggctggggctgggccgcCCTATACTGTGAAGAAGACACTGGGGCGGAGGCTGCCCCAAGCTGCCTGCACGCAGGCCTGCCTGCGGGCCGGACCCCGGACAGCTGTCGTTCTCGCACAGTGATGCGACGTCCCTGTCAACACTCTCAGAGACTGAAGAAGTTTACTGCAATGTGAATGGTTTATCTCTGGGTGCCTGCGTGTTTCTGGTCCCAGTGGGACCTGGGTGTCCGTCCTGCCCGTCCAgggccaccaccacccaccccagggaGCTGGGCCTGCTCGAGAGACCGCCAGCGGGGAGGGCGTGCCTGGGGCGTTTGCTTCCAGGACGTGGGGCCCAGAGCAGGTGTCCTGGGCGCCTGTGGCTGTGTCAGGGCCTTGTGGTGGGACCTGGTCACCAGGCTCTCCGAGGGGCACTGCCTGTCCTCTGGCCCTTGCCCAAGTCCTACCTGCCATCGCAGGTGGTCTCCACAGCAAACCCCTGTGtcccccgctcccctcccccaccagaagCGCCATCCCCACCCTGAGAGTGTGTTGTCATGGGGCCGGGGGTCCTGGTCTTCGGTGAGGCTGATAGGGGGCACTGTGGCCTCGGTCGCTCCACCTGTGCCCTTCGGACACGGGGATGCAGTGGGGTGGCCCCAGGGTGGAGCCTGGAGCCTGTGGGGACAGGTGCAGAGGGCCCAGGAGACACCCCGTCCCTACGAAGGTGCCTGTTCCCCACAGACCCTGGAGTGTGAACAGGAGGCCCTGGGGAAGGGCTGCCCCCCCGCATAGGGAGCTGGGGCCCCACCCCCTGTGGCTCTCTGCTCTGTGGGTCCTCCCACCATGCTTTCCTGGGACACTGGTCACTTGGTCCTAGGACATGAACACCACTCTGCAGGTCcctgggtgtgggaggagggaggtgtggggaggaCGGGGCCCCTGCAGCTGGGCCCCTGAACCACTGACCCCTAGCAAGCTGCCTACcgcagcccctgcagcctggtGCCCTCAGGGCCGCCCTGAGCGCCTGGGGCCAGGGGAGCTTTCCCAGAACTCATCCTTGAGCCCACAGCCAGGCCACTGGTCTGCTTGCAGTCCCCGAGCAAGCTGGGCACCCCCAGAGCATGGGAGTGGGTCACCATGGGAGGTCCCCCCCATGGGACACAAGGGGAGGACTACCGTCCTTGGGTGTCACGTGGCTCCTCATACCCTGCTGAGCGAGAGGCCACGCTTGGGGAGCAGTTGCAGCAGGAGCAGAGGCGAAGGGAACCCCCATTCACTGAGCAGCGGAGTTGGGGTCGGGGTGGAGCTGGGCGCTGGCCAGTGGCTACATGGTCAGCTCCtgcaggagagggggaaagggggctgggctggggggcggcCCAGCAAAGCCGAGGCAGCGTGTGGGCGGGTCACGGGGGGGCCGGCCACTCACCATGATGGCGTTGACGATGTCGCTCTGGTTGTCCCGCAGGGCCCGCACGGCCTTGGCTCTGGACACGTTGGCCTGGGCCATCACCAGCTCAATGTCCCGCAGCTCCAGGCCCGCCTCGtccacctgggggggggggggccgggggggcgGCAGGAGGTGCTGGGGCTGCCCCTCCTTGTCagagcccccacctcctgcctccaAGGggcctcacctcctcctcctcgccctcctcctcctcacactcCGGCCTCACCCGAGGCCCTGGCACTGACTCGGGGACCAGGGTGGAGGGCTCCATGGGCACCTTGAACTTCTCAGCGGCGGCTCTGTGCACTTGCTGGGAGAGGTCCTCGATCTACAGCACGGACAGCTGTCAGCTGCCCTGCCCGCCctgcccgccgccccccccccccccgcccccacccccactgctgaccttggcctcccCGAAGACCACATAGGTGTCCGATGCTGGGCTCTTGAAGACGTCAGGCTTGGCGATGACAAAGAGGATGTTTTTGGACTTCTGGATGGTGATCCTGGTGACACCCTGGATCTGCCTCAAGCCCAGCTTGGACATGGCCTGGGGGCACAGCAGGCTCAGACCTGGGCGCTGCCCAAGggctgtgctggggtgggggccgggcTGGCCAGGGGAGCTGGCACGCTGTGGGCCGGGGTCCCCGTGGGTAGAGCAGCGTGGGGACTCTGGCTGATGGGGCCCAGCTGTTTCATGAGGGCTTCTCGTCACTGCATTTCCTCAGGGgccatgggggcaggggggtccCAGGCCTGAGGGTGGCTTGCCAGGTCAGCCCAGCCCTCCCAAGGGAGCAGGGTCCCAGCCCACCTTCCTGGCTTTCTTCTCGCTGCGGCTCTGCTTGGCTTTGGCAGAGGTCTCCTCGCTGCCactggctggggcctggggaagggcgGGTCTCAGCACTGAGGGTGGGTGTGGGCCCCCCAGCGCACCCTCCCCCTAGCGGGCACCTGGGCCGAGCACTGTGTGGCCTGAGGTCCTGAGGGCTCCTGCTCCTCCGGCTCGGCTGATGACTCCCCGTGGCTGTCCGAGGGCTGGCCAGGAGCCCGGGACGACTCTAGGGACGGGAGGTGTGAGTGTGGGGGTGGCCCTGCCCCATGGAGCCAGGGCCTCTGCCATCCCGCCACCTCCTACCCCTGGGCCCTCGGCCCAGCCCTCACCTTCCTCCAGACTGTCCTGGTCGTCCTGCTGTGTGGTGGCCAGGAGCCCTCGAGGGCTGGCCGGGCTCCGGGGCCCAGAGCCAGGAGGCACTTGGCAGGGGGGCGGGATCCACAGGGTCGGGTCTTTGGCATGGGTACCCCCCATGGGGGCAGCCTCGGGGCTGAGGAGGGGGGCGTGGGGCGGGAGGCTGATCCTTGGCCCTGCCCCAGGGGGCTTCCTGGTTCCTGAGAAGGCAGCCACTGCCCGCGGGACTCCTGCCTGGGGTGGCGGGAGGTCTGGAGAGCTGGGGGGCTCCTGGCCCTCAGCTGAGCCTTCCCAGGGACCCTGGcaagggcaggggacaggggttGCTGCTGGGGAACGAGCTGCCCCCGTGAGTGTGCTGGGAGTGGAGGGCCCAGGGCTCGGGAGCCTGTCCTGGGGCTGCGGTGGGGAcagacccagggttccaggggcTGCCCAGGCCTGCTCATCCCCGCCGGGGCTCAGCTCCAGCCTTGGGGAGGGCAGTGCAGGCTCCTCGGGACAGCCTCCGCCCCGCCTGGGTGCAGCCCTCGGTGGAGACCCTGAGGCCACAGCCGgctgcagccagggccccagggtgACCCCTCCATTCCCTGCGTGGCTCTGGGGGTGCACTGCACCAACCTGGGGGAAGCTGCTCCCAGGAGGCTTCCCAGGGTCCCGGGGGGCTGGCTCAAGGCTGCCAGCCCCCTGCTTCTCTGCCCCTGGGGCATCctgtgggggtgagtggggctcAGCCCCCTTGCCAGCAGGCAGGGAGTCACCACGACGGGCTTCTCCGGTGGGTGCCAGCAGGCCTTCAGCTACTTCTGTCCCACTGGAGGTAGGCCCAGGGGGGTCCGGGGTCTCCTTGGGGGAGGCCAAGGATTCTGTGGGGGGATGTGGAGGTTCTGGGACCTCCAAGGTGACCTTGGGGCAACCCGAGTCCTCCCTGTGGAGGTCTGGGTGGTCCAGGACCTCCACAGGGTGCTGTGGGGGGGCTTGCATCTCTGCAGCAGGCTCAGCGGTGTCTGGGATTTCCAAGGTGCGATGGGGGAGGTCTGCGGTCTTTGCGGAGGGCTCAGAGGTGTCCGGAACCTCCATGGTAGGGCTGGGGGAGTCTGGGGTGTCAAGGGTCTCCATGGGGGGATGTGAGGGGTCCTGCATATCTGCAGTAGGCTTAGGGGTATCCAGGGCCTCCTTGGCAAGTTCAGGCATATCCAGGGCCTTTGAAGTGAGTTCAGGGGTGTCCTGGACCTTCAAGAGGAGTTCAGAGGTGTCCTGGGCCTTTGAAGTAAGTTCAGAGGTATGCAGGGCCTCTGAGGTCAGTTCAGGGGTGTCCAGAGCTTTCAAGGTGAGTTCAGGGGTGTCCTCGGCCTTTGAAGTGAGTTCAGGGGTGTCCTGGGCCTTCAAGACGAGTTCAGAGGTGTCCTGGGCCTTTGAGGCGAGTTCAGGGGTGTCCGGGGCCTCCAAGATCAGTTCAGGGGTGTCCAGAGCTTTCAAGGTGAGTTCAGGGGTGTCCTCGGCCTTTGAAGTGAGTTCAGGGGTGTCCTGGGCCTTCAAGAGGAGTTCAGAGGTGTCCTGGGCCTTTGAAGCGAGTTCAGGGGTGTCCGGGGCCTCCAAGGTCAGTTCAGGGGTGTCCAGAGCTTTCAAGGTGAGTTCAGGGGTGTCCTGGGCCTTTGAAGCGAGTTCAGGGGTGTCCGGGGCTTCCAAGGTCAGTTCAGGGGTGTCCAGAGCTTTCAAGGTGAGTTCAGGGGTGTCCTGGGCCTTTGAAGCAAGTTCATGGGTGTCCGAGGCCTCCAAGGCCAGTTCAGGGGTGTCTGGGGCCTCTGTGGTGGTCTTGGGGGAGCGCATGACTCTACATGGGGCCCAATGTGTCCCGATGTCTGCACCTGGCTCTGGACGACCCTGTGGGGTCTGGCCCAAGGCCGGGGGCTCTGGGTCTCCAGTGTGGCCTGTGTCCTTCTCCCCGAGGTTTGGCTTCAGTCCCCAGGTCTTGCCTCTCTCCTGCTGGGCcctggtggccaggggctgggtccCTGTGTCGCAGCCCGAGTCTGTCTGCAGGGCCTGAGGGCTGGCTGCACCCTGAAGGGGCATGCATGTGGCTACAGGGACAGTGTCCTGAGGGGGGGTGTGGCCCTCTCCTCTGGGTGGGGGCTCCTGGCCTGCATCCTCCTTCAGGTCCTGC encodes:
- the CCM2 gene encoding cerebral cavernous malformations 2 protein isoform X3; protein product: MHASCRPRAGDHGSPAGTPPPADVPRGWSTESEPGIVSPFKRVFLKGEKGRDKKAHEKVTERRPLHTVVLSLPERVEPDRLLSDYIEKEVKYLGQLTSIPGYLNPSSRTEILHFIDNAKRAHQLPGHLTQEHDAVISLSAYNVKLAWRDGEDTILRVPIHDIAAVSYVRDDASHLVVLKTDDSSTKADAKEPYETDTSTFSFPECVPAAPHAKTASESELSATAAELLQDYMLTLRTKLSSQEIQQFAALLHDYRDGASVHEFCINLRRLYGDGRKFLLLGLRPFIPEKDSQHFENFLETIGVKDGRGIITDSFGRYRRAMSSTSTSTSNGNRAAGSSDDQSAPSEGDEWDRMISDISNDIEALGCSMDQDSA
- the CCM2 gene encoding cerebral cavernous malformations 2 protein isoform X2, which gives rise to MEEEGKKGKKPGIVSPFKRVFLKGEKGRDKKAHEKVTERRPLHTVVLSLPERVEPDRLLSDYIEKEVKYLGQLTSIPGYLNPSSRTEILHFIDNAKRAHQLPGHLTQEHDAVISLSAYNVKLAWRDGEDTILRVPIHDIAAVSYVRDDASHLVVLKTAQDPGVSPSQSLCAESPRGLAAGSLSESGVAPVEACCLVVLATESKVAAEELCSLLGQVFQIVYTESTIDFLDRAIFDGASTPTRHLSLHSDDSSTKADAKEPYETDTSTFSFPECVPAAPHAKTASESELSATAAELLQDYMLTLRTKLSSQEIQQFAALLHDYRDGASVHEFCINLRRLYGDGRKFLLLGLRPFIPEKDSQHFENFLETIGVKDGRGIITDSFGRYRRAMSSTSTSTSNGNRAAGSSDDQSAPSEGDEWDRMISDISNDIEALGCSMDQDSA
- the CCM2 gene encoding cerebral cavernous malformations 2 protein isoform X1, producing MHASCRPRAGDHGSPAGTPPPADVPRGWSTESEPGIVSPFKRVFLKGEKGRDKKAHEKVTERRPLHTVVLSLPERVEPDRLLSDYIEKEVKYLGQLTSIPGYLNPSSRTEILHFIDNAKRAHQLPGHLTQEHDAVISLSAYNVKLAWRDGEDTILRVPIHDIAAVSYVRDDASHLVVLKTAQDPGVSPSQSLCAESPRGLAAGSLSESGVAPVEACCLVVLATESKVAAEELCSLLGQVFQIVYTESTIDFLDRAIFDGASTPTRHLSLHSDDSSTKADAKEPYETDTSTFSFPECVPAAPHAKTASESELSATAAELLQDYMLTLRTKLSSQEIQQFAALLHDYRDGASVHEFCINLRRLYGDGRKFLLLGLRPFIPEKDSQHFENFLETIGVKDGRGIITDSFGRYRRAMSSTSTSTSNGNRAAGSSDDQSAPSEGDEWDRMISDISNDIEALGCSMDQDSA
- the NACAD gene encoding NAC-alpha domain-containing protein 1, translated to MPGEAARKERLLPEAGGPGPRKDLSCDAAKATSPRGDRLAQCALTPGPGALALAFLPSKPGTRPPPEGASWDAGPGQAPSSWAVPVEGGPSSGPLEVQSLEGPLPATLEPRIVMGQETCRAPLLPQVALPELRDQEQRPGSLSPPTALCPQGNLPVPFPATDPDSYFTPPSTPSEATVPLPSPRPHQDEDEAQAEPEASGSSPPTSPSGSYVTADGDSWASSPSCSLSLLAPSEGLDVASDWGFSPPGSEAHEWALPPTGSPGPPSPESSLSTASSSSCGQEAHFFELDFLADDPMVPAALLPFRGSLIFQVEAVEVTPLQPRQGQEQEATAPCRDQASEDEDVSSFSSSLQSLSDLSIAEGVDEAFAFQDDASAASSDPDSASYTGAEDERLYSSEPHAQPAAPPGPASGQVAPAGLPRAAAQALGQAAGSTAGAAPVPVAAPQPQQERVGAALGPESRTECWAPQGEAGRAPSPEALQDLKEDAGQEPPPRGEGHTPPQDTVPVATCMPLQGAASPQALQTDSGCDTGTQPLATRAQQERGKTWGLKPNLGEKDTGHTGDPEPPALGQTPQGRPEPGADIGTHWAPCRVMRSPKTTTEAPDTPELALEASDTHELASKAQDTPELTLKALDTPELTLEAPDTPELASKAQDTPELTLKALDTPELTLEAPDTPELASKAQDTSELLLKAQDTPELTSKAEDTPELTLKALDTPELILEAPDTPELASKAQDTSELVLKAQDTPELTSKAEDTPELTLKALDTPELTSEALHTSELTSKAQDTSELLLKVQDTPELTSKALDMPELAKEALDTPKPTADMQDPSHPPMETLDTPDSPSPTMEVPDTSEPSAKTADLPHRTLEIPDTAEPAAEMQAPPQHPVEVLDHPDLHREDSGCPKVTLEVPEPPHPPTESLASPKETPDPPGPTSSGTEVAEGLLAPTGEARRGDSLPAGKGAEPHSPPQDAPGAEKQGAGSLEPAPRDPGKPPGSSFPQVGAVHPQSHAGNGGVTLGPWLQPAVASGSPPRAAPRRGGGCPEEPALPSPRLELSPGGDEQAWAAPGTLGLSPPQPQDRLPSPGPSTPSTLTGAARSPAATPVPCPCQGPWEGSAEGQEPPSSPDLPPPQAGVPRAVAAFSGTRKPPGAGPRISLPPHAPLLSPEAAPMGGTHAKDPTLWIPPPCQVPPGSGPRSPASPRGLLATTQQDDQDSLEEESSRAPGQPSDSHGESSAEPEEQEPSGPQATQCSAQAPASGSEETSAKAKQSRSEKKARKAMSKLGLRQIQGVTRITIQKSKNILFVIAKPDVFKSPASDTYVVFGEAKIEDLSQQVHRAAAEKFKVPMEPSTLVPESVPGPRVRPECEEEEGEEEEVDEAGLELRDIELVMAQANVSRAKAVRALRDNQSDIVNAIMELTM